From a region of the Candidatus Palauibacter polyketidifaciens genome:
- a CDS encoding serine hydrolase: protein MRGMIRARGGALWAGLLAVSATVAFPGVVAAQYLPARGDAWETRTPEQVGMSAEGVRAAIDYALEHETSQARDREFQHSRSFGREPLGEGIGPFNVRGGPAGMIVRHGYIVAEWGDTRRVDMTYSVTKSFLSTSVGLAWDEGLIGSLDDTVREYMAPIDVPPGDGEPGVDRIGFGKPDPTTMFESEHNRTITWDDLLRQTSDWEGTLWGKPDWADRPSGDPSTWMTRKRHPSGTVYEYNDTRVNLLALAAMSVLRRPLPEVLHERVMGPIGASPT, encoded by the coding sequence TCAGCGACGGTCGCGTTTCCGGGCGTCGTGGCTGCACAGTACCTGCCGGCGCGGGGGGACGCGTGGGAGACGCGCACTCCCGAGCAGGTGGGGATGAGCGCCGAGGGGGTCCGGGCGGCCATCGACTACGCGCTCGAGCACGAGACGAGCCAGGCGCGCGACCGGGAGTTCCAGCACAGCCGGAGCTTCGGGCGCGAGCCCCTCGGGGAGGGAATCGGACCCTTCAACGTGCGGGGCGGACCGGCCGGGATGATCGTGCGCCACGGCTACATCGTCGCGGAGTGGGGAGACACGAGGCGCGTCGACATGACGTACAGCGTGACGAAGTCCTTCCTCTCGACGTCCGTGGGACTCGCGTGGGACGAGGGGCTCATCGGCTCGCTCGATGACACGGTGCGCGAGTACATGGCCCCGATCGATGTGCCTCCGGGCGACGGGGAGCCCGGCGTCGACCGCATCGGCTTCGGGAAGCCCGATCCGACGACGATGTTCGAGTCCGAGCACAACCGCACGATCACGTGGGACGACCTCCTGAGGCAGACCTCCGACTGGGAAGGCACGCTGTGGGGCAAGCCGGACTGGGCGGACCGTCCGAGCGGCGACCCCTCGACCTGGATGACGCGGAAGCGCCATCCCTCGGGGACCGTGTACGAGTACAACGACACCCGCGTAAACCTCCTCGCGCTCGCCGCGATGAGCGTGCTGCGGCGCCCGTTGCCCGAGGTCCTGCACGAGCGCGTGATGGGACCGATCGGCGCCTCTCCGACCTAG